The Hyperthermus butylicus DSM 5456 genome includes a region encoding these proteins:
- a CDS encoding TrkH family potassium uptake protein, with product MAGREETSARLEAVARRQRHLPLRVNPLLRYTSLPFIVAGLSHVLAGIFGLFEGDHNYSLQLLAWGSIFIAVGYAWINFMEPSRSITREEAIVLVAYSWVTTPIISALPVYVSLGIPFIDAWFESVSGFTATGLTIFTGQVNPDYGVYIPSIEELPASILWWRAVTEWFGGFGIVVMFFTMVRLGGLPAHLVGFAEGRFERLEPSIARSLRALMELYLMLTIMGAIGLYLAGMTPSDAVYHSMTGIATGGFSTHTTSIGFYDSLLIESVTVVIMLTGAMNFADLYAILKGIPRRFSGEIQSLLAVAFLASTAAAVMLYTAGWSPKGFLRDAIFHVVSALTGTGFGIDDLSSAPPDFKALLIPIMLIGGSIFSTSSGLKQYRLMVIVKSILWSVSEVIYGGRRVIARSVGGRPVTISELQNVISVAALLTLTEFAGALALSALLPTRSFVDAAFETASALANVGLSVGITSAAASIPVKLVLIVIMTLGRLEVAGFLFALASLAKMLRR from the coding sequence GTGGCAGGAAGGGAAGAGACGTCAGCAAGGCTTGAGGCTGTTGCTAGGCGTCAGAGACACCTTCCGCTGAGGGTTAACCCGCTGCTCCGCTACACGTCCCTACCCTTCATCGTTGCCGGGCTATCCCACGTGCTTGCAGGCATCTTTGGCTTGTTTGAGGGCGACCACAACTACTCCCTACAGCTCCTCGCTTGGGGATCCATATTCATAGCTGTGGGCTATGCATGGATAAACTTCATGGAGCCCTCCAGGAGTATAACACGGGAGGAGGCAATAGTCCTCGTTGCCTACTCGTGGGTTACAACACCGATTATATCCGCCCTACCGGTCTACGTGTCGCTAGGTATACCATTTATTGATGCGTGGTTTGAGTCTGTGAGCGGGTTCACCGCGACGGGCCTAACGATATTTACTGGCCAGGTTAACCCTGACTACGGCGTCTACATACCCTCCATAGAAGAACTCCCCGCAAGCATACTATGGTGGAGAGCGGTAACAGAATGGTTTGGCGGATTCGGCATAGTAGTCATGTTCTTCACAATGGTCCGGCTCGGCGGCCTACCAGCACACCTAGTAGGTTTTGCCGAGGGACGTTTTGAGAGGCTTGAGCCGAGCATTGCGAGAAGCCTACGCGCCCTAATGGAACTCTACCTCATGCTCACCATTATGGGTGCTATAGGACTCTACCTCGCAGGTATGACGCCCTCTGACGCTGTATACCACTCAATGACCGGTATTGCAACTGGCGGCTTTAGCACTCATACCACTAGCATTGGCTTCTATGACTCTCTGCTCATAGAGTCCGTAACGGTAGTAATAATGCTCACAGGAGCCATGAACTTTGCCGACTTGTATGCGATACTGAAGGGTATTCCCAGGAGGTTTAGCGGGGAGATACAGTCGCTCCTAGCAGTTGCATTTCTAGCAAGCACGGCTGCTGCCGTAATGCTCTATACTGCTGGCTGGAGTCCAAAGGGGTTTTTACGCGACGCTATATTTCACGTAGTATCCGCGCTTACGGGCACAGGTTTCGGTATAGACGACTTGTCATCTGCTCCGCCGGACTTCAAAGCACTGCTCATACCGATTATGCTGATAGGTGGCTCCATCTTCTCAACTAGCAGCGGCCTCAAACAGTACCGTCTTATGGTCATAGTCAAGTCTATACTTTGGAGCGTGAGCGAGGTAATTTACGGTGGTAGGAGGGTCATAGCGAGGAGCGTGGGTGGCAGGCCGGTAACGATTAGCGAGCTACAGAACGTGATATCTGTAGCAGCACTTCTAACGCTAACCGAGTTTGCTGGCGCGCTGGCTCTGTCCGCGCTACTTCCAACAAGGAGTTTCGTGGATGCTGCATTTGAGACTGCTAGCGCGCTCGCAAACGTAGGGCTCAGCGTCGGAATAACGAGCGCAGCTGCCTCTATCCCGGTAAAACTAGTACTCATAGTTATAATGACTCTGGGGAGGCTAGAGGTGGCTGGCTTTCTCTTCGCCCTAGCCTCGCTAGCAAAAATGCTAAGGCGTTAA
- a CDS encoding archease, with protein sequence MAEGQVYEDILAELRETLARLNCPGYAHAPHPADVIIVAKGRTLEEAFEQAAIGVYEVITDTSKVEPKEERVIEDTGVDIYQLLYRWIEDLLYYTDSESMVFSKFKVEKIEKRSEDEYYLKARAWGEKMNSSKHPKRTIVKAMTYAMMEIVKEDGCWRVQFVVDI encoded by the coding sequence ATGGCTGAGGGCCAGGTATACGAGGACATCCTGGCTGAGTTGCGTGAAACCCTTGCCAGGCTGAACTGTCCCGGCTATGCCCACGCACCACATCCTGCCGACGTGATAATAGTTGCTAAGGGCCGTACGCTCGAGGAGGCATTTGAGCAAGCTGCCATCGGCGTCTACGAGGTGATAACTGATACGAGCAAGGTTGAGCCTAAGGAGGAGAGGGTAATAGAGGATACCGGCGTCGATATTTACCAACTGCTCTACCGCTGGATAGAAGACCTACTATACTACACCGATAGCGAAAGCATGGTGTTCTCCAAGTTCAAGGTGGAGAAAATAGAGAAGAGGAGCGAGGACGAATACTACCTTAAGGCTAGAGCTTGGGGCGAAAAAATGAACTCATCAAAGCACCCCAAGAGAACGATAGTCAAGGCGATGACCTACGCAATGATGGAAATAGTTAAGGAGGATGGATGCTGGCGGGTACAGTTCGTTGTAGACATCTAG
- a CDS encoding NAD(P)/FAD-dependent oxidoreductase — MAKKIVILGGGAGGVIAARRLREVLKPEEAEITLIDKSEFHEFRPSYLWVMTGIREPDDIRRPLRTLEKYKINFVQDEVTEIDPANRTVKGKKGSYEYDYLIVALGAALKEEIEAPGVCAPWSMEGALRCKSILSELRSPSVKIVIGPASWPYRCPPAPFEVAFLLKYLMEQRGVKADIKVFHMWSKPMEPFGPLMSSMFSQMLNEYGIEFVGGAQFQEVDGSSKKVRLSTGELEYDMAVVIPPHAPPEPVAKSELADQRTGWMKVELPHMRNPKYKEVFGIGDVVSPTIGLSMAGVFAHFQAEHVASQIADEIKGVYMGEHYNMSGICVMDLGYIGAAVYCDFSKKLMERAPYPDCRMLGGSRAFRVVKAAFERMWFSSLFGY, encoded by the coding sequence ATGGCTAAGAAGATAGTTATACTCGGAGGCGGCGCTGGTGGTGTTATTGCTGCCAGGAGACTGAGGGAGGTTCTGAAGCCCGAGGAGGCCGAGATAACGTTAATAGATAAGAGTGAGTTCCATGAGTTTCGGCCATCCTATCTCTGGGTCATGACTGGGATAAGGGAGCCTGATGACATAAGGAGGCCCTTGAGAACCCTTGAGAAATACAAGATAAACTTCGTACAGGATGAAGTGACCGAGATAGATCCGGCAAACAGAACAGTGAAGGGCAAGAAGGGGTCCTATGAGTATGACTATCTCATAGTGGCATTGGGAGCCGCTCTGAAGGAGGAGATAGAAGCACCTGGGGTATGTGCACCCTGGAGCATGGAAGGGGCTCTTCGCTGCAAATCGATACTGTCGGAGCTAAGATCCCCTAGCGTGAAGATCGTAATAGGGCCTGCCTCATGGCCTTACCGCTGTCCCCCAGCGCCCTTCGAGGTTGCGTTCCTGCTGAAGTACCTTATGGAGCAGCGTGGAGTCAAAGCTGACATCAAGGTCTTCCACATGTGGAGCAAACCCATGGAGCCTTTCGGCCCGCTAATGTCCTCTATGTTCAGCCAGATGCTCAACGAATACGGCATAGAGTTTGTGGGCGGTGCCCAGTTCCAGGAGGTTGATGGTAGCTCCAAGAAGGTGAGGCTCTCCACAGGCGAACTAGAGTATGATATGGCTGTCGTGATACCACCTCACGCGCCACCGGAGCCTGTGGCAAAGTCTGAGCTGGCAGACCAGCGGACAGGCTGGATGAAGGTAGAGCTGCCGCACATGAGGAACCCCAAGTACAAGGAAGTGTTTGGCATAGGCGACGTAGTGAGTCCGACAATAGGGTTGAGCATGGCGGGTGTCTTCGCCCACTTCCAGGCAGAGCATGTGGCGAGCCAGATAGCCGATGAGATAAAGGGCGTCTACATGGGGGAGCACTACAACATGAGCGGTATCTGTGTAATGGACCTAGGCTATATAGGTGCTGCAGTCTACTGTGACTTCTCCAAGAAGCTCATGGAGAGAGCGCCTTATCCCGACTGTAGGATGCTAGGAGGCTCCAGGGCCTTCCGCGTAGTCAAGGCGGCTTTTGAGAGGATGTGGTTCAGCAGCCTATTTGGCTACTAA
- a CDS encoding alpha/beta hydrolase family protein produces MTARVLTPETLRNIVLVSNPAITPDGGKILYTVARINIDADTYESSISLLDVATGFEEPLQQGPSDSCPIPAPNGRHYVFIRRVERDRKQRGQPGLELRFASIDRPGASRLIARVHGLVSVSWSPDSLRLAAAIPVGLPDEDVKVVETLPVWFNGKGFIYKTQVKPFIVDVYSGYMEEIKLDDVKWMQVADIAWSPDGRKIAVTVSRVMEKPYLRDLYVYYLDEDRAELVAEKLSGFGEIVWSPDSRYIAYLGHRRERGFATHNKILVFDTEDRGSEPECLTCSLDRNAVNTANSDVRFSSCLKKLQWTRKGILFVASDHGRAPLYSVEPGSEPTIVIDPGEGVVDEFSATPDGARIAYTRMTATEPREVYVSDGGNARRLTRHNDTWLSRYKLSKPEKFVFKASDGVEVEGWILRPPEGVEEKGWVLYIHGGPKTMFGYGFMHEFHVLAGRGYTVVYTNPRGSDGYSEEFADIRCRYGERDYQDLMEAVEYVIERYRLPRDKAAVMGGSYGGFMTNWIIGHTDLFKAAVTMRSISNWISMYGTTDIGWYFVEDQICCTPWRNFEHCWEKSPLKYADRVKTPTLIIHSNEDYRCWLDQALQLYTALKLHGVETRLAIFPNENHDLSRSGKPKHRVKRLQLILEWLDEHLAGKKEEEKAGREAGNA; encoded by the coding sequence TTGACGGCCCGCGTCTTAACCCCGGAAACACTGCGCAACATAGTCCTAGTTTCAAACCCCGCCATAACCCCTGATGGTGGTAAGATTCTCTACACGGTTGCAAGGATAAACATTGACGCTGATACCTATGAGTCTAGCATAAGCCTCCTAGATGTTGCCACCGGGTTTGAAGAGCCCCTACAGCAAGGCCCAAGCGACTCCTGTCCCATCCCGGCTCCCAACGGCAGGCACTACGTCTTTATCCGGAGGGTCGAGAGGGATAGGAAGCAGCGTGGCCAGCCAGGTCTCGAGCTAAGATTTGCGAGCATAGACAGGCCTGGAGCTAGCAGGCTCATAGCAAGAGTGCATGGCCTCGTCTCAGTCTCATGGAGTCCAGACTCCTTACGCCTCGCTGCGGCGATACCTGTCGGCCTACCCGACGAAGACGTAAAGGTTGTCGAGACACTGCCTGTATGGTTTAACGGTAAAGGTTTCATCTACAAGACACAAGTTAAGCCCTTCATTGTTGACGTCTACTCAGGCTACATGGAGGAGATAAAACTCGACGACGTGAAGTGGATGCAGGTAGCAGACATTGCCTGGAGTCCCGACGGCCGCAAAATAGCCGTTACAGTGTCCAGGGTTATGGAGAAGCCGTACCTACGAGACCTCTACGTATACTACCTTGATGAGGATCGCGCTGAGCTCGTAGCCGAAAAGCTCAGCGGGTTCGGCGAGATCGTCTGGAGCCCAGACTCCCGCTACATAGCCTACCTAGGCCACCGCAGGGAGAGGGGGTTCGCAACTCACAACAAGATACTTGTCTTCGATACCGAGGACCGGGGCAGCGAACCCGAGTGCCTTACTTGCAGTCTTGACCGGAACGCTGTGAATACTGCTAACAGCGACGTGAGATTTTCCAGCTGCCTAAAGAAGCTGCAGTGGACACGCAAGGGCATACTATTCGTGGCAAGCGATCATGGAAGAGCGCCGCTGTATAGTGTAGAACCCGGCTCCGAGCCAACAATAGTGATTGACCCCGGCGAAGGCGTTGTGGATGAGTTCTCCGCAACCCCCGACGGCGCAAGGATAGCCTATACCAGGATGACCGCTACAGAGCCAAGGGAAGTCTACGTAAGTGATGGCGGTAATGCGAGGAGGCTTACCAGGCACAACGACACCTGGCTCTCAAGATACAAGCTGTCGAAGCCCGAGAAGTTCGTCTTCAAGGCGAGCGATGGTGTTGAGGTTGAGGGCTGGATACTAAGGCCCCCAGAGGGCGTTGAGGAGAAGGGATGGGTACTATACATCCACGGCGGTCCCAAAACAATGTTCGGCTACGGCTTCATGCATGAATTCCACGTGCTAGCAGGTAGAGGCTACACTGTTGTCTACACAAACCCACGTGGCAGTGATGGCTACAGCGAGGAGTTCGCCGACATACGCTGCAGGTACGGCGAGAGAGACTACCAGGACCTCATGGAGGCAGTAGAATATGTCATAGAGAGGTATAGACTGCCCCGCGACAAGGCGGCAGTAATGGGCGGAAGCTACGGAGGCTTCATGACCAACTGGATTATAGGCCACACAGACCTCTTCAAGGCAGCAGTAACCATGAGAAGCATATCAAACTGGATAAGCATGTACGGCACCACAGACATAGGCTGGTACTTCGTCGAGGACCAGATATGCTGCACCCCATGGAGGAACTTCGAGCACTGCTGGGAGAAGAGCCCACTAAAGTACGCTGACCGGGTAAAGACCCCCACACTAATCATACACTCGAACGAAGACTATCGCTGCTGGCTAGACCAAGCACTACAGCTGTACACGGCACTCAAGTTGCACGGCGTCGAGACAAGGCTAGCAATATTTCCCAACGAAAACCACGATCTCTCAAGGAGCGGAAAGCCCAAACACCGTGTCAAGAGGCTACAGCTAATACTAGAATGGTTAGACGAGCACCTAGCGGGCAAGAAGGAGGAAGAAAAAGCGGGCCGGGAAGCCGGAAACGCCTAG
- a CDS encoding RsmB/NOP family class I SAM-dependent RNA methyltransferase encodes MAASAEELAKMVWEHIEAERSNKPKLSVPAKGLRILVEAVKLAEEFKPSQHAKRVVFHKHGVLGTGLDRLLTSIFYDTMKRMGLLDRVAAELANVPTVLILDPWLRAALRLAVDIVLFHRPDKNTLHRLRWIVADFISAKTHPYVGMFYWQTFDKLLEYRPKPKTVEEALEWKYLLPAWLIRRMRSLLGEEESEKLFEALNKRPLISIRVNTLKTTVEEVVEELKREGKNPIVSTRVPVIVKFEGPYDFDRSRLYREGKFVIQEEASAAASIILDPKPGMTVVDLAAAPGGKTSHIAELMKNHGRIYAFDIDRVRIKRMRMILRRMGITIVRIFEKDAREAPRILGEEIADRVLLDAPCTSTGTIAKNPELRWRVREEGLEEIVKLQREMLEAAAKLVKPGGRLLYTTCSLLPEENEDNIKWFLKRHSEFKLVPLNGPYDPSPLLHGTMRAWPHRHDTIGFFYALLEKKERR; translated from the coding sequence ATGGCTGCCAGCGCAGAGGAACTCGCAAAGATGGTGTGGGAACACATAGAAGCTGAGCGCAGCAATAAGCCTAAGCTCTCAGTGCCAGCTAAGGGGCTCAGAATACTTGTTGAAGCTGTTAAGCTCGCAGAGGAGTTTAAACCTAGTCAGCACGCCAAAAGAGTAGTATTTCACAAGCATGGTGTGCTTGGAACGGGCTTAGATAGGCTTCTAACATCAATATTCTATGATACGATGAAACGTATGGGTCTGCTTGACCGTGTCGCAGCAGAACTAGCCAACGTGCCTACGGTACTCATACTTGATCCTTGGCTGCGTGCAGCTCTCCGTTTAGCAGTAGACATAGTGTTATTCCACCGGCCCGACAAGAACACGTTGCACAGGCTACGCTGGATTGTGGCAGACTTTATCTCAGCCAAGACACATCCTTACGTAGGAATGTTCTACTGGCAGACATTCGACAAACTCCTCGAATATCGCCCAAAGCCTAAAACTGTCGAAGAGGCACTTGAATGGAAATACCTACTACCAGCCTGGCTCATCCGGAGGATGCGCAGCCTCCTAGGCGAGGAGGAGTCCGAGAAATTATTCGAAGCGCTCAACAAGAGGCCGCTGATAAGCATCCGCGTAAACACGCTGAAGACCACTGTTGAGGAGGTCGTAGAGGAATTAAAGAGAGAAGGTAAAAACCCAATCGTCAGCACGAGGGTGCCGGTTATAGTAAAGTTTGAGGGTCCATACGACTTTGACCGGAGCCGACTCTATCGTGAAGGCAAGTTTGTTATACAAGAGGAGGCTAGTGCCGCAGCATCGATTATACTTGATCCAAAGCCTGGCATGACCGTGGTGGATTTAGCTGCAGCACCGGGTGGCAAGACGAGCCATATAGCTGAGCTAATGAAGAACCATGGTAGAATATATGCATTCGACATTGACCGGGTCAGAATAAAACGTATGAGGATGATCCTGCGCAGAATGGGAATAACCATAGTACGCATCTTTGAGAAAGATGCAAGGGAGGCGCCAAGAATTCTAGGAGAAGAGATAGCCGACCGGGTACTTCTTGATGCCCCATGTACAAGCACTGGTACTATAGCGAAGAATCCCGAGCTTAGATGGAGAGTTAGGGAGGAGGGTCTCGAAGAGATAGTTAAGCTGCAAAGGGAGATGTTGGAAGCAGCAGCGAAGCTAGTAAAGCCCGGCGGAAGACTACTCTATACAACATGCAGTCTTCTACCCGAGGAGAACGAGGATAACATAAAGTGGTTCCTCAAGAGACACTCTGAGTTCAAACTAGTACCGCTCAATGGGCCATATGATCCTTCGCCACTTCTCCATGGCACTATGAGGGCTTGGCCACATCGTCACGATACAATAGGATTCTTCTATGCATTGTTAGAGAAGAAGGAGAGGAGATGA
- a CDS encoding DUF1641 domain-containing protein, with protein MSAQTNEAVLKVLDKLSQLNPEELERLVDSLIEAKEALAQMARIAAKLKETGVLDVIETFLDSSAEQFNAMTRPDIMSMVANMMMAAWILGQIPHGMLVELGNKVSTCTAAAKEEFDKTNKKLGLMEMLNIMRSPEFAAALKAMQKMLACLKSK; from the coding sequence ATGAGTGCCCAGACGAATGAGGCGGTTTTAAAGGTTCTAGATAAACTGTCTCAGCTCAATCCAGAGGAACTCGAGAGACTAGTGGACAGCCTCATCGAAGCCAAGGAAGCCCTAGCCCAAATGGCCAGAATAGCAGCTAAGCTTAAGGAGACAGGCGTCCTAGACGTCATAGAGACATTCCTCGACAGCAGTGCTGAGCAGTTTAACGCAATGACTAGACCGGACATAATGAGCATGGTAGCAAACATGATGATGGCGGCCTGGATCCTAGGCCAGATACCACACGGGATGCTGGTAGAACTAGGCAACAAGGTCTCCACCTGCACAGCAGCAGCTAAGGAGGAGTTCGACAAGACTAACAAGAAGCTAGGCCTAATGGAGATGCTGAACATCATGAGGAGCCCAGAATTCGCAGCAGCACTAAAGGCTATGCAGAAGATGCTAGCCTGCCTTAAGAGCAAATAA
- a CDS encoding RtcB family protein yields the protein MSARIPLRKISEFEWEIPKGAKPCMKVPSIIFADEFLLEKMKGDLTLVQAANVACLGGIQKYSIVMPDGHQGYGFPIGGVAAMAVDEDGVISPGGVGYDINCGVRLIRTNLDIKDVKPKLRELIDELFRNIPSGLGSSGKIRLSIQELNKVLDEGVEWAVQRGYGWAEDPDHIEERGSWTAADSSKVSDRAKRRGAEQLGTLGSGNHFLEVQVVDKIYDPKLAEAMGITHEGQVMVMVHTGSRGLGHQVASDYLMIMERAMRKYGIRPPDRELASVPFNSREGQDYFKAMAAAANFAWTNRQLITYWARESFKKVFHRDPDQLDMVIVYDVAHNIAKLEEHDVDGKRKQLIVHRKGATRAFPPGHPQIPKDYQAIGQPVLIPGSMGTASYVLVGVPTGARAWYTAPHGAGRWLSRAAAKRMKSYTQVVRELEAKGILIRASDRATVVEEMPQAYKDVDRVALVAHRVGIAKMVVRLRPLAVTKG from the coding sequence TTGAGCGCCAGGATTCCACTCCGTAAAATCAGCGAGTTCGAATGGGAAATACCCAAGGGCGCTAAGCCCTGCATGAAGGTCCCATCCATAATCTTTGCAGACGAGTTTCTGCTCGAAAAAATGAAGGGTGACCTAACACTGGTCCAGGCAGCCAATGTGGCATGTCTCGGCGGCATACAGAAGTACAGCATTGTGATGCCCGACGGACACCAGGGCTACGGTTTCCCCATAGGCGGCGTAGCAGCCATGGCCGTTGACGAGGACGGTGTCATAAGCCCTGGCGGCGTGGGCTACGACATCAACTGTGGTGTACGCCTCATAAGGACTAACCTAGACATAAAGGATGTCAAGCCTAAGCTACGCGAGCTAATAGACGAGCTATTCCGCAACATACCAAGCGGCCTTGGTAGTAGCGGCAAGATCAGGCTGAGCATCCAGGAGCTAAACAAGGTGCTAGATGAGGGTGTCGAGTGGGCCGTACAGAGGGGCTACGGCTGGGCTGAGGACCCAGACCACATAGAGGAGAGGGGTAGCTGGACAGCTGCAGACTCCAGCAAGGTTAGCGACCGTGCCAAGAGGCGGGGCGCAGAGCAACTAGGTACGCTCGGCAGCGGCAACCACTTCCTAGAGGTGCAAGTGGTAGACAAGATCTACGACCCGAAGCTAGCCGAAGCCATGGGCATAACTCATGAAGGCCAGGTAATGGTGATGGTCCACACAGGCAGCAGAGGCCTGGGTCACCAGGTCGCGAGCGACTACCTAATGATAATGGAGCGCGCCATGAGAAAGTATGGTATAAGGCCGCCAGACCGTGAGCTGGCAAGCGTACCATTCAACAGCAGGGAGGGTCAAGACTACTTCAAGGCAATGGCTGCAGCGGCCAACTTTGCCTGGACAAACAGGCAGCTAATCACCTACTGGGCCAGGGAGAGCTTCAAGAAGGTCTTCCACCGCGACCCCGACCAGCTAGACATGGTTATAGTCTACGACGTAGCCCACAACATAGCCAAGCTAGAAGAACACGACGTAGACGGCAAGAGGAAGCAGCTAATAGTACACCGTAAAGGCGCCACTCGTGCCTTCCCACCGGGACACCCACAGATACCCAAGGACTACCAGGCCATAGGCCAGCCAGTACTCATTCCGGGCAGCATGGGTACAGCAAGCTACGTACTGGTAGGCGTCCCAACAGGTGCAAGGGCATGGTACACAGCGCCACACGGAGCTGGCAGATGGCTGAGCAGAGCAGCAGCTAAGAGAATGAAGAGCTACACCCAAGTAGTAAGAGAGCTAGAAGCTAAAGGTATACTCATAAGGGCAAGTGATCGTGCCACCGTAGTTGAGGAAATGCCGCAGGCATACAAGGACGTAGATAGGGTAGCCCTAGTGGCACATCGCGTAGGCATAGCCAAGATGGTAGTCAGACTACGTCCACTAGCAGTAACGAAGGGTTAG
- a CDS encoding flavin reductase family protein — protein sequence MPGGYVEAGDKWYYILHPRPAYILVTEYGGRVNFMAASWVMPLSEDPPRIVAALDKASFTMELILSSKAFTVNVLTIDHVDFIYAAGTTSGRRVDKLAVLGAEISRDTVTGVPRLSKPRPIGVIEASVYRVYSDVAEDVHLIVADVVAAYADPEFFNEKYGWDLRKARIAIHAAGRAFTIPGGLYIAKKLAAKH from the coding sequence GTGCCGGGCGGCTATGTTGAGGCAGGTGATAAGTGGTACTACATCCTCCACCCGCGTCCCGCCTACATACTTGTAACAGAGTATGGTGGCCGAGTAAACTTCATGGCTGCTTCCTGGGTTATGCCGTTGAGTGAGGATCCGCCAAGGATAGTGGCAGCTCTTGACAAAGCATCATTCACGATGGAGCTTATACTTAGCTCAAAGGCTTTCACGGTTAACGTATTAACGATCGATCATGTAGACTTCATATACGCTGCCGGCACCACCAGCGGTAGGAGGGTGGATAAGCTAGCAGTCCTCGGGGCCGAGATCTCAAGAGATACCGTTACCGGGGTTCCGAGGCTCTCAAAGCCCAGGCCCATAGGCGTTATAGAGGCAAGCGTCTACCGCGTCTACAGCGACGTGGCAGAGGACGTCCATCTAATCGTGGCGGATGTCGTTGCAGCATACGCCGATCCGGAGTTCTTCAACGAGAAGTATGGCTGGGATCTCAGGAAGGCACGTATAGCAATACATGCAGCTGGCCGAGCCTTCACGATACCTGGCGGGCTTTACATTGCTAAGAAGCTTGCGGCGAAACATTAG
- a CDS encoding precorrin-2 dehydrogenase/sirohydrochlorin ferrochelatase family protein: MRVPLWIEMNGLRVLVVGGGGVGSRRAAWFLKAGAEVRVLSLEFRDELVAEAARNPKLSLIKLDASDEKQVEEHVKWADIVVIATDNPVVNEIAWRLARRHRKLVNDATNADRTMIVVPYIGEVYNGGLKIAVTSEGLTGVAARHARDKIIECLESDTELRTLFEVMWRVKKVLKSLVAEAKKRIPVYFEVEDELMRHRDVLKRGDLEAAASIAAEVLAKVAGRSVGEIREALLSLRQR; encoded by the coding sequence GTGCGTGTACCACTCTGGATAGAGATGAACGGTCTTAGAGTGCTAGTTGTCGGCGGTGGTGGCGTCGGCTCGAGAAGGGCAGCATGGTTTTTAAAGGCTGGCGCAGAGGTTCGCGTTCTAAGTCTTGAATTTCGCGATGAACTTGTAGCAGAAGCAGCGAGAAATCCAAAGCTTAGCCTTATAAAGCTTGACGCATCTGATGAGAAGCAAGTTGAGGAACATGTTAAGTGGGCAGACATAGTTGTAATTGCAACTGATAACCCAGTGGTAAATGAGATTGCCTGGCGGCTAGCTAGGAGGCACAGGAAGCTAGTGAATGATGCTACAAACGCTGATAGGACAATGATTGTTGTGCCTTACATAGGCGAGGTCTATAATGGTGGTCTAAAGATAGCTGTAACGAGTGAGGGTTTGACAGGAGTTGCGGCTCGGCATGCACGCGACAAGATAATTGAATGTTTAGAGTCTGATACCGAGCTGAGAACACTCTTTGAGGTTATGTGGAGGGTTAAGAAGGTCCTTAAGAGTCTTGTAGCTGAAGCCAAGAAACGTATACCAGTCTACTTTGAAGTTGAGGACGAGTTGATGAGGCATAGAGACGTCTTGAAACGTGGTGATTTAGAGGCAGCCGCCTCAATCGCAGCGGAGGTGCTTGCAAAAGTAGCTGGTAGAAGTGTTGGTGAGATACGTGAGGCATTGCTGTCACTACGCCAGCGATAA